A window from Plasmodium gaboni strain SY75 chromosome 9, whole genome shotgun sequence encodes these proteins:
- a CDS encoding inosine-5'-monophosphate dehydrogenase produces MASGWKADEVFGGVMSYTYDDIICMPGYIDFSLSDIDLTNNLTDNITLKTPVLSSPMDTVTGHKMSIALALSGGLGVIHNNMSIEKQIEEVKKVKRFENGFIFDPYTFSPEHSVADVLETKNRVGYKSYPITVDGKVGSKLVGIITGVDYLYLTNKNMKIGDIMTTDVVTGNYPINLSDANKVLCEEKKSVLPIVNKNYELIALVCRNDMHKNRIFPHASKSQNKQLIVGASISTREHDLERANQLIKNMIDVICIDSSQGNSIYQIDTIKKIKSAHPDIPIIAGNVVTSQQAKNLIDAGANVLRIGMGSGSICTTQDVCAVGRAQGTAVYHVSKYAHTRNIKTIADGGIKNSGNIVKALSLGGDFVMLGNLLAATEESCSEYYFENNVRLKIYRGMGSMEAMYNKGFNSKSRYLVDERKNEHTDENIDEIKVSQGVSASLVDKGSVLNLIPHLFKAVKHGFQSMGIKTIPELHSKLYSGDIRFDVRSFNTIKEGKVSDNLIFNNKKFTS; encoded by the coding sequence ATGGCTAGCGGATGGAAAGCAGATGAAGTTTTTGGAGGCGTCATGTCATATACATATGACGACATAATATGTATGCCTGGATATATTGATTTTTCTTTAAGTGATATAGATTTAACAAATAATTTGACAGATAATATAACACTAAAAACACCTGTATTATCTTCTCCTATGGATACAGTAACTGGCCATAAGATGTCTATAGCTTTAGCTTTAAGTGGTGGTTTAGGTGTgattcataataatatgagTATAGAAAAGCAAATAGAAGAAGTGAAAAAGGTAAAGAGATTTGAGAATggttttatttttgatCCTTATACGTTTTCACCTGAACATAGTGTAGCTGATGTATTGGAAACAAAAAATCGTGTTGGTTATAAATCATATCCTATAACAGTAGATGGTAAAGTAGGTTCTAAATTAGTTGGCATAATAACAGGTGTTgattatctttatttaacaaataaaaatatgaagatAGGTGATATTATGACAACTGATGTTGTTACAGGAAATTATCCTATAAATTTATCTGATGCTAATAAAGTATTATgtgaagaaaaaaaaagtgtTCTTCCTATagttaataaaaattatgaacTTATAGCTTTAGTATGTCGAAATGATATGCATAAAAATAGAATATTTCCCCATGCATCTAAGAGTCAAAATAAACAATTAATTGTAGGTGCATCTATATCAACAAGAGAACATGATTTAGAAAGAGCAAAtcaattaataaaaaatatgattgATGTTATATGTATAGATTCATCACAAGGAAATAGTATATATCAAATAGATactattaaaaaaattaaatcaGCTCATCCAGATATTCCAATTATTGCAGGTAATGTTGTTACTTCACAACAAGcaaaaaatttaatagATGCAGGTGCAAATGTATTACGTATTGGTATGGGAAGTGGTTCTATTTGCACCACTCAAGATGTATGTGCTGTAGGTAGAGCACAGGGAACAGCTGTTTATCATGTAAGTAAGTATGCTCATAcaagaaatattaaaacTATTGCTGATGGGGGTATAAAAAATTCTGGTAATATTGTAAAAGCTTTATCATTAGGAGGAGATTTTGTCATGTTAGGTAATTTATTAGCAGCAACTGAAGAAAGTTGTAgtgaatattattttgaaaataatgtccgtttaaaaatatatagagGTATGGGTAGTATGGAAGCTATGTATAATAAAGGATTCAATTCAAAAAGTAGATATTTAGTTgatgaaagaaaaaatgaacataCAGATGAAAATATTGATGAAATAAAAGTTTCTCAAGGAGTCTCAGCAAGTCTAGTAGATAAAGGATCTGTTCTTAATTTAATTCCACATTTATTTAAAGCAGTAAAACATGGATTTCAAAGTATGGGTATAAAAACTATTCCAGAATTACATTCGAAATTATATTCTGGTGATATAAGATTTGATGTTAGATCTTTTAATACAATTAAAGAGGGTAAAGTTAGTGATAATCTAATATTCAATAACAAAAAGTTTACTTCATAA